The following proteins are encoded in a genomic region of Parabacteroides pacaensis:
- a CDS encoding DUF3575 domain-containing protein, with translation MNKRTFSYWITSFLLCTSLTAQTRQMASRDSVSPTAERKNKVQLPSPDRYVAVKTNIAAWAGTILNVAADVQVSDRLSVELPVLWCPWHISSKHAIKTFTIQPEARYWLSKPGEGHFFGVHAHIGWFNVKWNRNRYQDTGRPLLGAGISYGYLLPFNARWAGEFTLGAGYANMRYNTYYNMDNGARIDTRTKNYWGITRVGLSVVYRFNLKK, from the coding sequence ATGAATAAAAGGACATTTAGCTATTGGATAACCAGCTTTCTTCTTTGTACCTCACTAACCGCACAAACGAGGCAAATGGCAAGTAGGGATTCTGTTTCTCCAACGGCAGAACGGAAGAATAAAGTACAACTCCCGTCTCCAGACCGCTATGTGGCAGTGAAAACCAATATCGCGGCTTGGGCAGGCACTATACTGAATGTGGCAGCAGACGTGCAGGTCAGCGATCGCCTTTCCGTAGAGTTGCCGGTACTGTGGTGCCCGTGGCACATCAGCAGTAAGCATGCCATAAAGACCTTTACCATTCAACCGGAAGCCCGCTACTGGCTCTCCAAGCCGGGTGAAGGGCACTTCTTCGGCGTACATGCCCACATAGGCTGGTTCAATGTGAAGTGGAACCGCAATCGTTACCAAGATACCGGCCGGCCGCTGTTAGGCGCAGGTATCAGCTACGGTTATCTGTTGCCGTTCAATGCCCGTTGGGCAGGTGAGTTCACCCTCGGCGCAGGTTATGCCAATATGCGCTACAACACCTATTATAATATGGATAACGGTGCACGGATAGATACCCGCACCAAGAACTACTGGGGCATCACCCGCGTGGGGCTTTCCGTAGTCTATCGCTTCAACCTTAAAAAGTAA
- a CDS encoding DUF6562 domain-containing protein, with protein MKQKYTIGFIALVLTIVLVGCVHDYPSMTEDGEEGVDPTLVEVNTEVTLDLELVPLEIITQKNARSGTTKARTETQTDYRRRFIIEAWRDGKPESRQVTVMEDAEEDGDGKITLPIRLKLHAVEYTLAVWTDYVKAGTDTDLYYDTKDLQYVACTDPYTGNTPYRDCLYGTTALDLRQYRDEWNAKVQVKVDMVHPLAKYELIATDVAEFLERTAQQRAQGESYTVTFSYSFYIPAVFDVLAGKPCESWPEISFTLPLALPEEGETLHTVGTDFIFANGGEASVLLTMEIRDSRGNRVSRVSGIEVPYRRGHLTTLKGAFLTSEMKGGVEIDTEWDGEVEIDMDNL; from the coding sequence ATGAAACAGAAATACACGATAGGATTTATCGCCCTTGTGCTGACAATCGTTCTTGTCGGTTGTGTACACGATTACCCCTCCATGACGGAAGACGGCGAAGAGGGCGTTGACCCCACATTGGTAGAAGTCAATACCGAAGTCACGCTCGATTTGGAGCTTGTTCCGCTGGAAATCATCACGCAGAAGAATGCCCGCAGCGGAACCACGAAAGCCCGCACCGAAACGCAAACGGACTACCGCCGCCGCTTCATCATCGAAGCATGGCGCGACGGCAAGCCGGAATCCCGGCAGGTGACGGTGATGGAGGATGCCGAAGAAGACGGCGACGGGAAAATAACGCTACCTATCCGTCTGAAACTGCACGCTGTGGAATACACCCTCGCTGTGTGGACGGACTACGTAAAGGCAGGCACGGACACCGATCTTTATTACGACACCAAAGATTTACAATACGTTGCCTGCACCGACCCTTACACGGGCAACACCCCGTATCGCGATTGCCTCTACGGAACCACCGCCCTCGACCTGCGACAATACCGCGACGAGTGGAACGCCAAAGTGCAGGTGAAAGTGGATATGGTGCACCCGCTGGCAAAGTACGAACTGATAGCCACGGACGTTGCGGAATTTCTTGAAAGAACGGCACAGCAGCGTGCCCAAGGCGAAAGTTATACGGTCACATTCAGTTACAGTTTTTACATTCCTGCCGTATTCGATGTGCTGGCAGGCAAACCTTGTGAATCGTGGCCCGAAATCTCCTTCACCTTGCCGCTCGCCTTGCCCGAAGAAGGGGAAACGCTCCATACGGTCGGTACGGATTTCATTTTTGCCAATGGCGGCGAAGCATCCGTACTGCTTACCATGGAGATACGGGACAGCCGGGGAAATCGGGTATCGCGCGTGTCCGGCATTGAGGTGCCCTACCGGAGAGGACACCTCACCACCCTGAAAGGAGCGTTCCTCACGAGTGAAATGAAGGGAGGAGTAGAAATCGACACCGAATGGGACGGCGAGGTAGAAATAGACATGGATAATTTATAA
- a CDS encoding HU family DNA-binding protein, producing the protein MPFWKKMFNKKQAVYYPRAIVQGKPVETETIAKDLAKISTVSNSDVQAVLGDISGVMHTRMSQGKSVHIKGLGYFRYVLDTTGVKDIKEFDFEKQVKAVRVEFVPERSKLSNGAYTRALVDSDPLEWIELSPETEDQDPSGGGDDGGDDIL; encoded by the coding sequence ATGCCATTCTGGAAAAAGATGTTTAACAAGAAACAAGCGGTTTATTACCCCCGTGCCATCGTGCAGGGCAAACCGGTGGAAACGGAGACCATAGCCAAAGACTTGGCGAAAATCTCTACAGTAAGTAACTCGGACGTTCAAGCCGTGCTGGGCGACATCTCAGGCGTGATGCACACCCGTATGTCGCAGGGCAAGAGCGTACACATCAAAGGACTGGGCTACTTCCGCTACGTGCTGGACACCACGGGCGTGAAAGACATCAAGGAATTTGACTTTGAAAAGCAAGTGAAAGCCGTGCGCGTGGAGTTCGTGCCCGAACGTTCCAAGCTCTCCAACGGTGCCTATACCCGCGCCCTCGTGGACAGCGACCCGTTGGAGTGGATAGAGCTTTCGCCCGAGACGGAAGACCAAGACCCTTCGGGAGGTGGCGACGATGGAGGCGACGACATCCTGTAA
- a CDS encoding glycosyltransferase WbsX family protein, which translates to MKKRNWLLLFVLLSCGSVLFAREKAKNGQKYDVAAFLYPAYAADDPRLRPFWPLGIGEWETVMTVKKRYPGHYWERKPLWGYINEADPSVMSMEIDQATRHGVNVFIFDWYWYDGRPFMETTLNNGFLKADNVHKMKFYLMWANHDVLNLWDTRLADIQEDNVIWTGRVDRQEFEKICKRNIEKYFKHPQYYKIDGKPVFMIYDIPQLIAGLGGIEPTADALQWFKEETKRAGFPGLELQLTMWSINLNYSGFDGGKTENPENEFVKKLGFTSATHYQFAHFTNVNEEYPKIMEQVQKEWSRIDSTYDFTYYPHISVGWDNSPRTGRSAVMKNNTPENFEKALRMARDFVDRHPEQTPLITINSWNEWTETSYLMPCNVYGYGYLEAIKRVFADE; encoded by the coding sequence ATGAAAAAAAGAAATTGGTTACTACTCTTTGTCCTCTTGAGTTGCGGGAGCGTATTATTTGCCCGGGAGAAAGCAAAAAACGGGCAAAAATACGATGTGGCAGCATTCTTATATCCGGCGTATGCTGCCGATGATCCTCGCCTCAGACCTTTCTGGCCTTTAGGGATAGGAGAATGGGAAACTGTGATGACGGTGAAGAAACGGTATCCGGGGCACTACTGGGAACGAAAACCGTTATGGGGATATATTAACGAGGCCGACCCTTCCGTCATGTCGATGGAAATAGACCAGGCTACCCGGCATGGAGTAAATGTTTTTATATTCGATTGGTATTGGTACGACGGAAGGCCTTTTATGGAAACAACGTTGAATAACGGTTTTTTAAAAGCGGACAATGTGCATAAGATGAAGTTTTATTTGATGTGGGCTAACCATGATGTGTTAAATCTTTGGGATACCCGCCTGGCGGATATACAGGAAGATAATGTGATTTGGACGGGGAGGGTAGACCGCCAGGAATTTGAAAAGATTTGCAAACGCAACATTGAAAAGTATTTTAAACATCCTCAATATTATAAGATCGACGGGAAACCGGTGTTTATGATTTACGACATCCCGCAGTTGATAGCCGGATTAGGAGGGATAGAGCCAACTGCGGATGCGTTGCAATGGTTCAAGGAGGAGACAAAACGCGCCGGTTTCCCCGGCTTGGAATTACAGTTGACGATGTGGTCCATTAATTTAAATTATAGTGGTTTTGACGGGGGGAAAACGGAAAATCCGGAAAACGAGTTCGTGAAAAAGCTAGGGTTCACCAGTGCTACCCATTACCAATTTGCCCATTTTACCAACGTAAACGAAGAGTACCCGAAAATCATGGAACAAGTGCAAAAGGAATGGAGCCGCATCGATTCTACTTACGATTTCACCTATTATCCTCATATCAGCGTAGGTTGGGATAACAGCCCGCGTACCGGACGAAGTGCCGTAATGAAAAACAATACGCCGGAAAATTTTGAAAAAGCATTAAGAATGGCGCGTGATTTTGTAGACCGACATCCTGAACAAACTCCGCTAATCACCATTAACAGTTGGAACGAGTGGACGGAGACGAGTTATTTAATGCCTTGCAACGTATATGGATACGGCTATCTGGAAGCTATAAAAAGGGTGTTTGCCGATGAGTAA
- a CDS encoding GxGYxYP domain-containing protein, with product MKRKLVWIVFLVVMAIPAKPGNVITLVDVRYTLSCDLSQPGEVNKAWDHLHSLATLQGIVNREAPQLYIKFVEESGVCIDEYWWSKYRQPHQWLAGKDTLLLNTILETIAFYKDRINGVVVYDPAVASTSNVASAVAGIENLMAVRYDPSPGSLYSQVVEQGLHLPVKVWLVHPDGTSLFTGKGTIPDTNLPSTGSVKNDPYIWFREKYMKTGKCNTEYAAYYIDQYWKKRPTAAVRNHHTLSNHDFFVARKAFFFDLSPWGDEPATDDLSQPTGTDLQTLQSLLQCAYEQNKGEKFCYIGGFPSWAFKYTQHAGGKHEDVATEWEFSKIISAYNAFKDADAIAYGALANASFWQHFPLKKKYKQPWTSKKELQQRGYLSEDGKVNVNNRNFIIFYVGDYDASSWITQRTPSLWDDPNRGKVPLMWCISPVLQERVPMVLHNFRQTATPNDYFAAADNGAGYLMPGMLQEPRPLSGFKSGLDAWAKHCKKYYDTWGLTITGFVIDGFAPGLDKNGLDCYASFSPNGIVPQKVPLTLLHGNMPVLRADWDINDPDPAKAARLIVERIKARPVPFHWFRNILKSPTWYKQVVTELKKLDPTIELLDAPAFFELYRIYLRENPQAAAGFIEGK from the coding sequence ATGAAAAGAAAATTAGTATGGATTGTGTTTTTAGTTGTCATGGCTATTCCGGCAAAGCCCGGCAATGTAATTACTTTAGTAGATGTACGTTACACATTATCTTGTGACCTTTCGCAGCCGGGGGAAGTGAATAAAGCGTGGGACCATCTTCATTCCCTGGCTACTTTGCAAGGAATCGTGAACCGCGAGGCCCCCCAGCTCTATATCAAATTTGTAGAAGAAAGCGGTGTTTGTATCGATGAATATTGGTGGAGCAAATACCGGCAACCTCATCAATGGCTTGCAGGGAAAGACACGCTACTCTTGAACACCATTTTGGAAACCATCGCCTTTTATAAAGACCGGATAAACGGGGTAGTGGTATACGATCCTGCCGTGGCTTCTACCAGCAATGTCGCTTCTGCCGTAGCCGGCATAGAAAATCTTATGGCAGTACGTTATGATCCTTCACCCGGAAGTTTGTATAGCCAAGTCGTAGAGCAAGGATTGCATTTACCGGTAAAAGTATGGTTGGTGCATCCGGATGGAACGTCTTTGTTTACCGGCAAAGGAACAATTCCGGATACAAATCTTCCTTCAACCGGCTCCGTAAAGAATGACCCATATATCTGGTTCCGTGAAAAATATATGAAGACGGGAAAGTGTAATACCGAGTATGCTGCTTATTATATAGACCAGTATTGGAAAAAACGTCCTACTGCTGCGGTAAGAAACCATCACACGTTATCGAATCACGATTTTTTTGTAGCCAGGAAAGCATTTTTCTTTGATTTATCCCCCTGGGGAGATGAACCGGCAACGGATGATCTTTCGCAACCTACCGGTACGGACCTCCAAACTTTGCAGTCGTTGTTGCAATGCGCGTATGAACAAAATAAAGGAGAGAAGTTTTGCTACATAGGCGGTTTCCCCTCGTGGGCATTCAAGTATACGCAACATGCCGGAGGCAAACATGAAGACGTAGCTACCGAATGGGAGTTTTCTAAAATTATCAGTGCGTATAATGCCTTTAAAGATGCGGATGCCATTGCGTACGGAGCATTGGCAAATGCTTCTTTCTGGCAGCATTTTCCTTTGAAGAAGAAATACAAGCAGCCTTGGACCTCTAAAAAGGAATTGCAGCAAAGAGGATATTTGTCCGAAGACGGCAAAGTAAACGTGAATAACCGGAATTTTATCATCTTTTACGTGGGCGATTATGATGCTTCTTCCTGGATTACGCAACGCACCCCCTCCTTATGGGATGATCCGAATCGGGGAAAAGTACCATTAATGTGGTGTATCAGCCCCGTATTGCAGGAACGGGTTCCGATGGTACTGCATAATTTCCGTCAGACGGCCACTCCGAACGATTATTTTGCGGCAGCCGATAATGGAGCCGGTTACCTGATGCCGGGCATGTTGCAGGAACCCCGTCCTCTGTCCGGTTTTAAAAGCGGACTGGATGCCTGGGCGAAACATTGTAAAAAGTACTACGATACCTGGGGACTTACCATTACCGGTTTTGTGATAGATGGTTTTGCTCCGGGGTTAGACAAGAACGGGTTGGACTGTTATGCTTCCTTTAGCCCGAATGGAATTGTTCCGCAAAAAGTACCCCTTACCTTATTGCATGGAAATATGCCGGTTCTTCGTGCCGATTGGGATATTAACGATCCGGACCCTGCAAAAGCTGCCCGGCTGATTGTGGAACGGATAAAAGCCAGGCCTGTCCCTTTTCATTGGTTCAGGAATATTTTAAAATCACCCACCTGGTATAAGCAAGTCGTTACAGAATTAAAAAAGCTCGACCCTACCATCGAATTATTGGATGCTCCGGCATTTTTTGAATTGTACCGGATATATTTACGGGAGAATCCCCAAGCGGCTGCCGGATTCATAGAAGGAAAGTAA
- a CDS encoding beta-N-acetylhexosaminidase: protein MRRNVVIFILLLGTVFLHAENVNLLPQPEYMLQKEGTFTLNSNTKLFYNDAVAEKDVKMFQDFLRQHFSLALQAGKSKKIKKGVFFFYDETIPGEEYKLEIDNDKVVIYGGSAGLFYGMQTLMQLFPAENTAEVSLPQLTVKDKPRFNYRGALLDAGRYFFSVAETKRFIDLMASYKLNILHWHLTEDGGWRIEIKKYPKLTEIGAWRRETQVNRNAPTQDGLPHGGYYTQEQIRDIVAYAAERNITIVPEFDMPGHTMALLSAYPEISCTGGPFKPIEMWGIQEDILCAGNEETYQVVEDILDEMLDLFPSKIIHIGGDEAPKARWKNCPKCQAKIKEENLKDENALQGYYIKRICDYLESKGRRGLGWDEILESGAESNTMIMSWRGEKGGIEAAKKNHDVVMAPSTYLYIDYYQGKPENEPYNIGGFLPLERVYSYEPLTKEIPAEFHKHIVGVQANLWMEFIHTEKKLDYMAYPRLIALAEIGWSDKGKNYRDFTERLSYCLEWLDKKDVNFRIPEPYGLANAESSASSISVNLRVPVHNGKILYTTNGDDPLVNGKVYDGPIQLTLSKEKPVQLKCVVKTQRGRVSRTYDAFYKKL, encoded by the coding sequence ATGAGAAGGAATGTCGTTATTTTTATTCTATTGTTAGGTACCGTATTTTTGCATGCGGAGAATGTGAATTTACTTCCTCAACCTGAGTATATGCTGCAAAAGGAAGGAACTTTTACGCTTAACAGTAACACAAAGTTATTTTACAATGATGCAGTTGCCGAAAAGGATGTAAAGATGTTCCAGGATTTTCTCCGGCAACATTTTTCTCTTGCTTTACAAGCCGGGAAGTCTAAGAAAATAAAGAAAGGTGTTTTTTTCTTTTATGATGAAACCATTCCCGGAGAAGAATACAAGCTGGAGATCGATAACGATAAAGTAGTTATTTATGGTGGTTCGGCCGGTTTATTCTATGGAATGCAAACTCTGATGCAATTATTCCCTGCGGAAAATACGGCAGAGGTTTCTTTGCCGCAGTTAACCGTTAAGGATAAACCTCGCTTCAATTACAGGGGAGCCCTGCTGGATGCCGGACGGTATTTCTTTTCTGTGGCGGAAACGAAACGTTTTATCGATTTGATGGCTTCTTATAAGCTGAATATTTTGCACTGGCATTTAACCGAAGACGGGGGCTGGCGAATTGAAATTAAAAAATATCCCAAGCTCACCGAGATAGGGGCATGGAGAAGGGAAACCCAAGTAAATAGAAACGCTCCTACCCAAGACGGTCTGCCCCACGGAGGTTATTACACCCAAGAACAAATCCGCGATATTGTGGCTTATGCGGCGGAACGGAATATAACCATTGTTCCCGAATTTGACATGCCGGGCCATACCATGGCTCTTTTATCGGCTTATCCGGAAATTTCCTGTACCGGAGGACCCTTTAAACCGATTGAAATGTGGGGAATACAAGAGGATATTTTATGTGCAGGGAATGAAGAAACATACCAGGTTGTGGAAGATATACTAGATGAAATGCTAGACTTGTTCCCATCTAAGATTATCCATATCGGTGGCGACGAAGCTCCTAAGGCCAGATGGAAAAACTGTCCGAAATGCCAGGCTAAAATCAAAGAAGAGAATTTGAAAGATGAAAATGCTTTACAAGGATACTATATCAAACGTATTTGCGATTATTTGGAAAGCAAAGGTCGGCGCGGCCTGGGCTGGGATGAGATTCTGGAAAGTGGTGCCGAATCGAACACGATGATTATGAGCTGGCGAGGCGAAAAAGGAGGAATCGAAGCAGCCAAGAAAAATCATGATGTAGTAATGGCTCCGAGTACATATTTGTATATCGATTATTATCAAGGCAAACCGGAAAACGAACCTTACAATATCGGCGGTTTTTTACCTTTGGAAAGAGTATATAGCTACGAACCGTTAACAAAAGAAATTCCGGCGGAGTTCCATAAACATATCGTGGGTGTACAAGCTAACTTATGGATGGAATTTATTCATACGGAGAAAAAGCTGGATTATATGGCTTATCCGCGCCTGATTGCTTTGGCAGAGATCGGCTGGAGCGATAAAGGGAAAAACTATCGGGATTTCACGGAACGTTTGAGCTATTGTTTGGAATGGCTGGATAAGAAAGATGTTAATTTCCGCATTCCGGAACCTTACGGGTTGGCGAATGCGGAAAGCAGTGCCTCTTCTATTTCTGTTAATTTGAGAGTTCCGGTGCATAATGGGAAAATTCTTTATACCACCAATGGAGACGACCCGTTAGTCAACGGCAAAGTGTATGACGGCCCTATTCAGTTGACGCTTTCTAAAGAGAAACCCGTACAATTGAAATGCGTGGTTAAAACTCAGCGGGGCAGGGTAAGCCGTACGTATGATGCATTTTATAAAAAGCTATAA
- a CDS encoding DUF5040 domain-containing protein translates to MKHSILLLLVLFCSASLTGQPKEQKKYTFLLTGASFASPSNGWFELGCEALGAGALNRAIGGEAIANTANRMVDGTLYSPEELEEIDALVIMQVHDKDVFDETQLKEKYTDYQTPFDRTNYAAAYDYVIKRYITECYNLQFNEHSEYYGKKGGKPAVILLCTHWHDGRPLYNTSIRKLAQKWGFPLVEFDKYIGFSKEVPHPVTGSQTSLIYSQDQQEIHGVPFGWHPQGGKDKYIQQRMAAIFTDVVKKIFLFEE, encoded by the coding sequence ATGAAACATTCAATCCTTCTTTTACTTGTTTTATTTTGTTCCGCTTCATTGACCGGACAACCTAAAGAACAGAAAAAATATACTTTCTTATTAACCGGGGCTTCTTTTGCATCCCCTTCGAACGGATGGTTTGAGTTAGGCTGTGAGGCGTTGGGTGCCGGGGCACTGAATAGGGCGATTGGCGGAGAAGCAATTGCTAATACGGCTAACCGGATGGTTGACGGAACGCTTTATTCTCCGGAAGAATTGGAAGAAATAGATGCGCTTGTGATTATGCAAGTGCATGATAAAGATGTTTTCGACGAAACCCAATTGAAAGAAAAATACACAGATTACCAGACACCGTTTGACCGTACTAACTATGCTGCCGCGTATGATTATGTAATTAAACGGTATATAACGGAATGTTATAATCTTCAGTTTAACGAGCATTCCGAATATTATGGAAAAAAGGGAGGGAAACCTGCCGTGATCCTTCTTTGTACTCATTGGCATGACGGACGTCCCCTTTATAATACGTCTATAAGAAAGCTTGCACAAAAGTGGGGGTTCCCTCTCGTTGAGTTTGATAAATATATTGGGTTCTCTAAAGAAGTTCCTCATCCGGTAACAGGTAGTCAGACCAGTTTAATTTATTCTCAAGATCAGCAGGAGATCCATGGAGTTCCTTTCGGTTGGCATCCCCAAGGAGGGAAAGACAAGTACATCCAGCAAAGAATGGCAGCTATTTTTACTGACGTAGTAAAAAAGATTTTTTTGTTTGAAGAGTAA
- a CDS encoding RagB/SusD family nutrient uptake outer membrane protein, translated as MKRIKLLSLLAGIIILPSFIACSDFLDKEPDDMLTLQMVFDNKKKTEEWLARTYNAIQNPLFDDMKNQGCLSDEYQPSVELVQFDKRWGAILAAQKGSWSAAPSEMELANYWEDFYKAIRSAYIFIENVKALPEQGVSESDAEFMRHEARFVIAYYYTYLMQVYGPVPLIKGTVNADAPVNELMLPRTPLDEMLEYLDKELLELANFFPEELDAPAKQFGRPTKGACLAMRARMWTWAASPLFNGNPYYKEVVNRDGTPLFPQSVDPQKWQKAVQANKDVIMLAEKGIYDLYREYDPQTGNLDPFKSCQYLFLTSGDVNKEIIFARTEANNAEYERYGNPRGIGAYGSNSVTQNLVDEFRMSNGMDRLDPNSRYKEDGLTTEDIFYPNTYWNLSDMTEKDPRAGLILPKGSFNMYANREPRFYITIRQNYNWIPAYNRVTEYAKNQQDGRPSHDTPACGYHVRKGTHPECKPRENYWPYHPGIIFRLAEFYLNYAEALTETNPGNPDILKYVNLIRERGGIPPLPASLLGNTAELRKQIRKEFRIEFAAESKYRYDYIRRWKLAEEVLKTPIYGMNQYGYSCHIPEKDRTNDNYRPVGDPESFYTRTVVQQRIFQPQMYLWPIKQDFLDKNSNLVQNKGW; from the coding sequence ATGAAAAGAATAAAATTATTATCCTTGCTGGCAGGAATTATCATATTACCATCCTTTATAGCGTGTTCCGATTTCCTAGACAAGGAGCCGGACGATATGTTAACTCTACAAATGGTTTTCGACAACAAGAAGAAAACAGAAGAATGGTTAGCCAGAACATACAATGCTATTCAGAACCCTCTTTTCGATGATATGAAAAATCAGGGTTGTTTGTCGGACGAATACCAACCTTCAGTAGAACTGGTGCAGTTCGATAAACGGTGGGGAGCCATCTTAGCCGCTCAGAAAGGAAGCTGGAGTGCTGCGCCGAGTGAAATGGAGCTGGCGAATTATTGGGAAGATTTTTATAAAGCGATCCGTTCGGCCTATATTTTTATTGAGAATGTAAAAGCTCTTCCGGAACAAGGCGTGTCGGAAAGCGATGCGGAATTTATGAGGCATGAAGCCCGTTTCGTTATTGCGTATTATTATACTTACCTGATGCAGGTATATGGACCTGTCCCCCTTATTAAAGGAACCGTAAATGCCGATGCCCCCGTGAACGAATTGATGCTTCCCCGTACCCCTTTGGACGAGATGCTGGAATATCTGGATAAAGAATTATTGGAATTGGCAAACTTTTTCCCGGAAGAACTGGATGCTCCGGCAAAGCAGTTCGGCCGTCCTACCAAAGGAGCCTGTCTGGCTATGCGGGCACGTATGTGGACTTGGGCTGCCAGTCCGTTATTCAATGGAAATCCCTACTATAAAGAGGTAGTAAACCGGGACGGTACACCGCTCTTTCCTCAAAGTGTAGACCCCCAGAAATGGCAAAAAGCCGTGCAGGCCAATAAAGATGTTATTATGTTGGCAGAAAAAGGGATATATGATTTATATCGGGAATATGATCCGCAAACGGGAAATCTGGATCCGTTTAAATCATGCCAATACTTATTCCTTACCTCCGGGGATGTCAACAAAGAAATTATCTTTGCCCGCACGGAAGCGAATAATGCAGAATATGAAAGATATGGTAACCCGCGGGGAATTGGGGCCTATGGTTCCAACAGTGTGACACAGAATCTGGTAGACGAGTTCCGGATGAGTAATGGAATGGACCGTTTGGATCCTAATTCCAGATATAAGGAAGATGGTTTGACTACCGAGGATATTTTTTATCCCAACACGTACTGGAACTTGTCGGATATGACGGAGAAGGATCCCCGTGCCGGGTTGATCTTACCGAAAGGAAGTTTTAATATGTATGCTAACCGGGAACCTCGGTTTTATATTACGATTCGTCAGAATTATAATTGGATTCCGGCTTATAACCGGGTAACCGAATATGCTAAGAACCAGCAAGACGGCCGTCCGAGCCACGATACGCCTGCTTGTGGGTATCACGTCAGGAAAGGAACCCATCCCGAATGTAAGCCACGGGAAAATTACTGGCCTTACCATCCCGGTATTATTTTCCGCCTGGCAGAGTTTTACCTGAACTATGCGGAAGCTTTAACCGAAACAAACCCGGGAAATCCGGATATTTTGAAATATGTCAATTTAATACGCGAGCGGGGAGGTATTCCTCCGTTACCAGCTTCTTTATTAGGCAATACGGCTGAATTGCGTAAACAGATACGAAAAGAGTTCCGTATAGAATTTGCCGCAGAAAGTAAATACAGGTACGATTATATAAGGAGATGGAAATTGGCGGAAGAAGTGCTGAAAACTCCTATTTATGGGATGAATCAGTATGGTTATAGTTGCCATATCCCGGAAAAAGACCGGACGAATGATAACTACCGGCCCGTGGGCGATCCGGAATCGTTTTATACGCGTACGGTAGTTCAGCAGCGAATATTTCAACCTCAAATGTATTTATGGCCGATAAAACAAGACTTCTTGGATAAAAATTCTAACTTGGTACAAAATAAAGGCTGGTAA